Proteins encoded together in one Rana temporaria chromosome 6, aRanTem1.1, whole genome shotgun sequence window:
- the ATP5MC3 gene encoding ATP synthase F(0) complex subunit C3, mitochondrial encodes MYACAKFVSTPSLIRAGSKALYRPLSASVLSRPEVRTGEGNALLSGTQNPCMQLVLRGFQTSAVSRDIDTAAKFIGAGAATVGVAGSGAGIGTVFGSLIIGYARNPSLKQQLFSYAILGFALSEAMGLFCLMVAFLILFAM; translated from the exons ATGTATGCCTGTGCGAAGTTCGTCTCTACCCCTTCTCTG atCCGGGCTGGGTCCAAGGCTCTGTACAGACCGCTTTCTGCATCAGTTCTGTCCCGGCCAGAGGTCCGAACTGGAGAG ggaaACGCACTCCTCAGTGGGACACAAAATCCATGCATGCAGCTGGTACTAAGGGGATTTCAGACCAGTGCAGTCAGCAGGGACATTGATACTGCTGCTAAATTCATTGGTGCTGGTGCTGCCACAGTCGGTGTGGCTGGCTCTGGTGCTGGTATTGGAACAGTTTTTGGAAGTCTCATTATTGGTTATGCAAG AAATCCTTCCTTGAAGCAGCAGTTGTTCTCATATGCCATCTTGGGATTTGCTCTGTCTGAAGCTATGGGTCTGTTTTGTTTGATGGTTGCTTTCCTGATCTTATTCGCCATGTAA